The Thermaerobacter subterraneus DSM 13965 sequence TGGACAGCCTGCCTCCGGCCGCTCGCTGGGTGGGGCCGGCGTCCGAGGCCGTCCAGGTGGTGGGCCGCTGGTTCACCCGGGCGGGGCGGGCGGGTGACGGCGACCACGGCCCGGGTTGAACAGCCTGGGGGAGGGCTGTGTCCCGGCGCGTGTCCGCCGGCGCCGGGGACTCGGCCCCGGCGTGCCCCGCCTTGCGCATCGCAACGGCCCTCGGGGGCCGCCGCGGCGACGCCCGGCAGGCCGGCGACCGGTCCCCTCGGGCGCCCTGGCCGGACATCCGGGCGGCCCGGCCGCAGCGGGGCGGGCTGGCCGGTGCAGCTGGTTCGTGGTACCATCCCAATAATCCCGGTGCCGGGCGCTGCTCGCAGGGTCGATCCGGGCCGCCCGGCGCCGTCCCGACGGACCCTATTTCAGGAGGCACGAGCGTTGCGCGTTCTACTGGTCAACGACGACGGGGTGTACAGCCAGGGGATCCAGACGCTGCGGGCCACGCTGGAGGAGCGGACGGGCTGGGAGGTCTACGTGGTGGCCCCCGATCGCCAGCGCAGCGCCTCCGGCCATGCCATCACCCTGCACAAGCCCCTGTACCTGGACCCCGTGGAGATCCCCGGCGCCCGCTCGCCGGTCTACGCGGTAAGCGGCACGCCGGCCGACTGCACCAAGATCGGGCTGCTGGCGGTCCTGCCGGGCCCGTGCGACCTGGTGATCTCCGGCATCAACCGCGGAGGGAACCTGGGCTTCGACGTGCTGTACTCGGGCACCGTGTCGGCGGCCATCGAAGGCGTCATCATGGGCGTCCCGGCCATTGCCGTCAGCCTGGCGGCCTGGGAAGACCCCGATTACGGGCCTGCGGCCGAGTTCACGGCCCGCCTGGCGGAGCTGGTGGCAAGGGAAGGACTGCCGCCGGGCGTCCTGCTGAACGTCAACGTCCCGCCCCTGCCGGCGGAGCGGATGGCGGGCGTGGCCCTGACGGTGCTCAGCCGCCGGATGTACAGGGACCGTTTCGAGAAGCGCCTGGATCCCCGCGGCCGCCCGTATTACTGGCTGGCCGGGGAGCCGGTGCAGGAACCGCCCTCGGTGGAAACGGACGTGGGGGCCGTACGGGCGGGTTACATCTCCGTCACCGCCCTCCACCTGCAGCTGTCGGACCACCAGACCATGGCGCGACTGGAGGCCTGGCGGCCGCAGCTGGAAGCCGGCCTGGGCACCGCACGTGGCCTGGACGCCGCAGGCCGGGCCCAGGTCCGGCCGGAAGCCTGAAGCCCGCGGCAGGAGTCCTTTTCCCTGCCGGTTGAACGCCGGTTGAACCCGCCGCGCGCGCGGCCTTACCTTTTCGCGGGGCGCCCGTGCTGGGGCGCGCGGGGCCTCCAAGCCACCGGCTCGCGGAAGACGGGGCCGGTTTTTGCTAGGGTACCATCCCGCCCTGGCGGCCACGATAGGAACGGGCCGCGGTTCCCGGAACGAACCGGCCGGATCCAGCACCCCGGCCGGTTCGACCGGCCCGCGGCCACGGACCCCGTCGTCGCGGTCGTACGCCGATCGCCCCATGCCTCCGATCCCCGGGCCACGGCCTACCGGGCCGGTGCGCTGCGCGCGCACCGGCCCGCGGCTTGGTCCGGGGTCGCCGCGCCGGGGTACGCCCGTGGCCCGGAGCCGCGGCACGGGCCCCCGAAGATGCCCTGGCGTCCCTCCGGCAGCGTTCTAACCCTCCTGCGCCCGACATAGGGATCTCCCGTACGGGCCCGCGCGCGTCGCGCGGGGAGCCCGGAAGGGGGGATCGGACCGTGCAGGGAGCCGACGCCCGGGAGCGTTTCCGCACCCCGCCGCCGTTCCACGCCCGCGCCGTGCTGGTGGGCGCGGCCGTGTCCCTGGTGCTGGTGGTCCTGGCGTCGGGGGTTCTGGCCCTGGCGGTGTACTTCACGGCACTCAACGAGTACCAGCTCAACGCCTTTCTTTACTACCTCGGGATGCTGGCGACCGCTGCCGGCGGGCTGGTGGCGGCCCGCGCCGCCGACCACAAGGGCTGGCTGCACGGTGGAGCCGCCGGCCTGCTGTACGTGCTGATCGGCAGCGCCCTGGGCCACTGGCTCTTTCCCGCGGAACCCACGCCCCTGGCCCAGCTGGGGCCCCGCATGTTGCTGGGGTTCATCCTCGGCGCCATCGGCGGGGCCGTGGGGATGCTGCTCTAGCCCGTGGCCTCCCCGGCCGCCATCAGACCGCCGCAGCCCGCGGCGGCACCGGTGTCCGGCGGTACCCCGGCGCCGGCCCCCGGCCCCACCGGGCCAGGGCCCCCTTCCGGCCCGCGCCCTTCCACCTGGCGGGTACCCAGGACGGGACCCCTGGAGGCCAGACGGTGGTGAAGGAACGTTCCATGCAGGGAATCCCTGCCCCCGACCCGGACATGCCCTCGAGCCACGGGACCGACCCGGGGCTCGCCCCGGAACCGGAGGTTCGCCGGCCCTGCCCCGGGACGGGAGGCCGAAAGCTCCGTACCGCCGGACCTGCGGCCGCGCTGGTGCCACCCGCTCCGGCTCCGCTGGCGGCCGTCGGGGTGGTCCGCCCCGGCCGGCGAAGCGCCGGGGCGGGTGGGGCCCCGCGCCCGTCCCGGAGAACCTCGGCCAGCCTGTCCCCGGCCGCCTCCGTGCTCCCCGCGGCAGGTCCGTCCTCGCCGTGCCGCCGCGGTCCCGCCCCGGGGGAAGGCGGCAGCGGGAACCCGGGGTTCCTGGGCCGCGCGCGCCGGGTCGCGCCCGGTGAGACAGCGGGTGGCCCATCCTCCCGGGCGGGCTCGTCCCGTGCCCAGGCGGGGCAAAGGACCGCAACCCCTCCGCCCTGGCACTGGCTGCCGCTGCTGGTAGCCTGCCTGGTCGCGGCCCTGGCCGGCTGGGGTGTGGGCAAGGTCTGGACCGAGGGGGTTGCCATTTCAAACCCCTCGGGCGCCGGCGTCCCGGAGGGAACGCCGGACCTCCGGCCGGGCCACGCCGCGGCAGGGGCGGGCCCGTTGGGGTTGCAGGCCCAAACCGTTCTGGCCGCCGAACCGCGGGTGCACGTGGTGCAAAAGGGGGAGACCTTGTACCGCATTGCTCGCCGCTACGGCGTACCGGTGGAGGAACTGGCCCGGTACAACGGGCTCACAGACCCGGCCCGCATCGAGGCGGGCCAGCGCCTGCGCATCCCCGGCGCGGCCGGCTTCACGGCGGCGGGGCAAGCCCCGGACGCGGGTCCCGGCGCGGCATCCGGCCCGGGAACGGCTGCAAGCCGGGATCCGGGCGCCGCGCCCGGAAGCAATTCACCCGGTTCCGGCCGGCCGGGAACGGGCCCCGGCGGGGCATCCGGTCCGGGAACCGGAGAGGGCGGGGTGCGGGCGGGGGGCGAGGACCCCTCGGGTTCGACGAAGGAAACCAGACTGGGGGGCGGCGGCAACGCCGCGGAAGGCGGCCTGGTGGCCCTGACCTTCAACGACGGCCCCGATCCCGTCACCTGGCCCGCCCTGCTGGCGGTGCTGGAGGAGCATGACGTCAAGGCGACCTTCTTCCTGGAAGGTGCCCGGTCGCAGCAACACCCCCAGCTGGTGCAGGAGCTGGCGCGGCGGGGCCACCAGGTGGAAAACCACGGCTGGAGCCACCGTAGTCCCCACGAGCTGGGGGAGGCGGCGACCCGGGCCGAGATCCGCAGGACCGCGGCCTTGCTGGCACGGCTGGCTGGCCGGCCCCCCCTGTATTACCGGCCGGCCGGTGACCTGCGCGACCCGGCCGTCTTCCGCTGGGCGCGGGAAGAAGGCCACCGCGTCCTGCTGTGGACCAACATCGGCGCCCAGGACGTGCCGCCCCTGCCACCGGACCAGCTGGCGGCCCGGGTCGCCGCCAGCGCCTACAACGGGGCCGTCCTGATGCTCCACGCCACCCAACGGGCCACCATCGAGGCCCTGCCCCTGCTTCTGCAGCGCCTTGATGCCAGGGCCCTGCGCCCCGTGACGGTCGACCAGCTGCTGGACGCCTTGCAGGCCGCCACCCCTCAGGGCGAGGCCGCGCCCGCTACCGGCCCGGGCGCCGCCGGAGACGCCGCCGGACCCGTCTCCACGCCGCCTTCCACCGGCGGGTCGGGGTGACAGGAGGGAGGGGATCCATCCGGCCCCGTTCCGGCCACCGGCGGAGGAGACCGTCCCGCCCGCAGGATTGGTCCGGGCCCCTCGCGAACCAAGGGGGGAAGGGGGGAGCGGCGTGACCGTCTACCTGAACTACATCAACGGCCGCTGGACCGAACCCCGTTCGGGGAAATACGTCGACAACATCAACCCTGCCACGGGGGAGGTCCTGGGCCGGGCGGCCCTGGGCACCGAGGAGGACGTGGCCGAAGCGGTGGCCGCGGCCAAGGCGGCCTTCGCCAGGTGGCGCAAGGTCCCGGCGCCGCGCCGGGCCGAGATCCTCTACCGGGCGGGCGAGCTCCTGCGGGAGCGCAAGGAAGACCTGGCCCGCAAGATGACCCAGGAGATGGGCAAGGTCCTGCCCGAGGCGCGGGGCGACGTCCAGGAAGGCATCGACATGGCCTACTACATGGCGGGCGAGGGTCGGCGCCTGCTGGGCCACACCACCCCGGCGGAAATGCCCGACAAGTTCGCCATGGCGGTACGGGAGCCCATCGGCGTGGTGGCGGCCATCACCCCGTGGAACTTCCCGCTGGCCATCCCCACGTGGAAGATCATGCCCGCCCTGGTGGCCGGCAACACGGTGGTCTTCAAGCCCGCCACCGACACGCCCTGGCTGGCCTACGAGCTGGTGCGGATCTTCGAGGAGGCCGGGCTGCCGCCGGGCGTGCTCAACCTGGTCTACGGCCCGGGTGGCACCGTGGGCGAGGCGCTGCTGCACCATCCCGACGTCCACCTGATCTCCTTCACGGGGTCGGTGGAGTCGGGCAAGCACGTCAACCAGGTGGCGGGCGCCCAGCTCAAGCGGGTGCACCTGGAGCTGGGGGGCAAGAATGCCGTCATCGTCATGGACGACGCCGACCTGGACCTGGTGGAACAGGCGGTGATCTGGAGCGCCTTCGGCACCACCGGCCAGCGCTGCACCGCGACCAGCCGCCTGCTGGTGCACGAGGCCGTCTACGACGAGGTGGTGGAGCGGCTGGCCGCCCGGGCGGCCCGCTTGCGCCTGGGCAACGGCCTGGATCCCCAGACGGACGTGGGCCCCCTCATCAACGGCCGCGCCGTGGAGAAGGTGGCGTACTACGTCAACGTGGGCCGCGAGGAGGGCGCCCGCCTGGTGGTGGGCGGCCAGCCGGCCACCGAGGGCGAGCTGGCCCGGGGCTTCTTCTTCCAGCCGACCATCTTCGCCGACGTCACCCCGGACATGCGCATCGCCAACGAGGAGATCTTCGGCCCGGTGCTGTCCATCATCAAGATCCGCAGCCTGGAGGAGGCCATCGAGATCAACAACTCGGTCCAGTACGGCCTCTCCAGCTCGATCTTCACCCAGAACGTGCGCAACGCCTTCGTGGCCATGCGGGATCTGGCGACGGGCATCTGCTACGTCAACCACGGCACCATCGGGGCCGAGATCCACCTGCCCTTCGGCGGCATGCGGGCGACGGGCAACGGCCACCGGGAGGCCGGCCAGGCGGCGCTGGAGGTCTACACGGAGTGGAAGGCGATCTACGTGGACTTCAGCGGCCGGCTGCAGCGGGCCCAGATCGACGAGGTGAAGATCGACTAGGGCCCCGTGACGCCTGACGGTTCCTGGACCGCACGATCCCAGGGAAGGCCGGGGGAGGGCAGGGGAGAGCCCTCCCCCGGTGCCGTTCCACCCGGGGTTCGGGGTTCAACCCGGGGTTCGGGGTTCACCCCTGGGGGGCCGGATGCATGCGCGCCTGGCGCAGCTGGGCGGGGAACAGGGGATTGTAGTCCATGAGCCCTGCCTGCCGGTGGGCAGCGATGACGGCCTCCACGTCATAAGGGACCCGCACCAGGGTCACCGCCATCCGCGGTGCACCGACGCGGGGGGCGTCCCTGTCCTCCTCCACGGTGATCAGGGCGTAGGCAGCCCGCGGATCTCCGTCGAAAGGCATGCCCACGCTGCCCGGCCCCACCATCCAGGGGCCGGTCCCACCCTGGCGCCAGGCCAGTTGCAGGTGGTGGTGACCGAAGAGCACCAGCTGGGCGTCCACGCCCGCCAGGGGATCGCCATCCTCCGGGCTGCCGGCACCGGGCGGGCTCCCAGTGCCGGGTCCCGTGCCGGGAGCGCCGGCCGGGCCGGTGCCCGGCAGCCTGGGAAGCAGGGGCTCTTCGTCCGAGCGGGGCGAACCGTGCACCAGAAGCCCTGGGGCGCCACCCCACGTAACCTCGAGCCGCTCGGGCAGAGCCCCCAGCCAGGCCAGCCGCTCCGGCCCCAGGGCTTCCCGCCAGGGGCGCAGCAAGGCGTCGGCCCGCCCGGACGGCATCCCTGGCGGCCGGCCGCCTCCCGCCAGGTACCGGTCGGTGTTCCCCCGCACCGTGGGGATGTGCCGCTCCCGCAAGACGTCCACGCAGTAGGCCGCGTGGGGCCCCTGGAACGCCACGTCACCCAGGCAGTAGATGGCGTCCACGGCCCGGGCGGCGATGTCGGCCAGGACGGCGTCCAGGGCCGGCCCGTTGCCGTGGATGTCGCTGATCACCGCGACCCTCACGGTAGCACCTCCTCGCACGCGTCCC is a genomic window containing:
- a CDS encoding polysaccharide deacetylase family protein: MQAQTVLAAEPRVHVVQKGETLYRIARRYGVPVEELARYNGLTDPARIEAGQRLRIPGAAGFTAAGQAPDAGPGAASGPGTAASRDPGAAPGSNSPGSGRPGTGPGGASGPGTGEGGVRAGGEDPSGSTKETRLGGGGNAAEGGLVALTFNDGPDPVTWPALLAVLEEHDVKATFFLEGARSQQHPQLVQELARRGHQVENHGWSHRSPHELGEAATRAEIRRTAALLARLAGRPPLYYRPAGDLRDPAVFRWAREEGHRVLLWTNIGAQDVPPLPPDQLAARVAASAYNGAVLMLHATQRATIEALPLLLQRLDARALRPVTVDQLLDALQAATPQGEAAPATGPGAAGDAAGPVSTPPSTGGSG
- a CDS encoding TIGR04086 family membrane protein, producing the protein MQGADARERFRTPPPFHARAVLVGAAVSLVLVVLASGVLALAVYFTALNEYQLNAFLYYLGMLATAAGGLVAARAADHKGWLHGGAAGLLYVLIGSALGHWLFPAEPTPLAQLGPRMLLGFILGAIGGAVGMLL
- a CDS encoding aldehyde dehydrogenase family protein, with protein sequence MTVYLNYINGRWTEPRSGKYVDNINPATGEVLGRAALGTEEDVAEAVAAAKAAFARWRKVPAPRRAEILYRAGELLRERKEDLARKMTQEMGKVLPEARGDVQEGIDMAYYMAGEGRRLLGHTTPAEMPDKFAMAVREPIGVVAAITPWNFPLAIPTWKIMPALVAGNTVVFKPATDTPWLAYELVRIFEEAGLPPGVLNLVYGPGGTVGEALLHHPDVHLISFTGSVESGKHVNQVAGAQLKRVHLELGGKNAVIVMDDADLDLVEQAVIWSAFGTTGQRCTATSRLLVHEAVYDEVVERLAARAARLRLGNGLDPQTDVGPLINGRAVEKVAYYVNVGREEGARLVVGGQPATEGELARGFFFQPTIFADVTPDMRIANEEIFGPVLSIIKIRSLEEAIEINNSVQYGLSSSIFTQNVRNAFVAMRDLATGICYVNHGTIGAEIHLPFGGMRATGNGHREAGQAALEVYTEWKAIYVDFSGRLQRAQIDEVKID
- a CDS encoding metallophosphoesterase family protein, coding for MRVAVISDIHGNGPALDAVLADIAARAVDAIYCLGDVAFQGPHAAYCVDVLRERHIPTVRGNTDRYLAGGGRPPGMPSGRADALLRPWREALGPERLAWLGALPERLEVTWGGAPGLLVHGSPRSDEEPLLPRLPGTGPAGAPGTGPGTGSPPGAGSPEDGDPLAGVDAQLVLFGHHHLQLAWRQGGTGPWMVGPGSVGMPFDGDPRAAYALITVEEDRDAPRVGAPRMAVTLVRVPYDVEAVIAAHRQAGLMDYNPLFPAQLRQARMHPAPQG
- the surE gene encoding 5'/3'-nucleotidase SurE, which codes for MRVLLVNDDGVYSQGIQTLRATLEERTGWEVYVVAPDRQRSASGHAITLHKPLYLDPVEIPGARSPVYAVSGTPADCTKIGLLAVLPGPCDLVISGINRGGNLGFDVLYSGTVSAAIEGVIMGVPAIAVSLAAWEDPDYGPAAEFTARLAELVAREGLPPGVLLNVNVPPLPAERMAGVALTVLSRRMYRDRFEKRLDPRGRPYYWLAGEPVQEPPSVETDVGAVRAGYISVTALHLQLSDHQTMARLEAWRPQLEAGLGTARGLDAAGRAQVRPEA